From Streptomyces sp. NBC_00370, a single genomic window includes:
- a CDS encoding HAD-IA family hydrolase has translation MPAARSTAYALVFDCDGVLADTERYGHLPAFNRTFEEFGLPVRWSDAEYARKVTVGGGKERMKTLLTPEFLAETGLPSDPDALDAQVARWHRRKTEIYQGIIASGAIPPRPGVRRIAEEAAAAGWTLAVASTSAEPSVRSVLELAVGAGLAARFGVFAGDIVPHKKPAPDIYDYAVAGLGLDPARVVVIEDSHNGLRAALGAGLVCAVTTSAYTGQEDFTGAALVVTSLGDPAPDETVTRVLDDPLGAHPEPCVRLADLQFLLAASQESHVNDNSR, from the coding sequence TGCGACGGCGTGCTCGCCGACACCGAGCGCTACGGGCATCTGCCCGCCTTCAACCGGACCTTCGAGGAGTTCGGCCTCCCCGTGCGCTGGAGCGACGCCGAGTACGCGCGGAAGGTCACGGTCGGCGGCGGCAAGGAGCGGATGAAGACGCTCCTCACCCCCGAGTTCCTCGCCGAGACGGGACTGCCCAGCGACCCCGACGCGCTCGACGCGCAGGTCGCGCGCTGGCACCGGCGCAAGACCGAGATCTACCAGGGGATCATCGCGAGCGGGGCCATTCCGCCCCGGCCCGGCGTGCGGCGGATCGCCGAGGAGGCGGCAGCGGCGGGCTGGACCCTGGCGGTCGCCTCCACCTCGGCCGAACCGTCCGTGCGCAGTGTGCTCGAACTCGCCGTCGGCGCCGGGCTGGCCGCCCGCTTCGGCGTCTTCGCCGGGGACATCGTGCCGCACAAGAAGCCGGCTCCCGACATCTACGACTACGCCGTGGCCGGGCTCGGGCTCGACCCGGCGCGGGTCGTGGTGATCGAGGACAGCCACAACGGACTGCGCGCCGCACTCGGCGCGGGTCTCGTCTGCGCCGTCACCACCAGCGCCTACACCGGCCAGGAGGATTTCACCGGAGCCGCGCTCGTGGTGACGTCCCTTGGCGACCCGGCGCCGGACGAGACCGTCACGCGCGTGCTGGACGATCCGCTCGGCGCCCACCCTGAGCCCTGTGTGCGGCTCGCGGACCTCCAGTTCCTGCTCGCAGCCAGTCAGGAGAGCCATGTCAACGACAACAGCCGATGA